One genomic region from Nitrospirota bacterium encodes:
- a CDS encoding nucleotidyltransferase domain-containing protein — translation MINEEIARKIDKIKELLKKNNVEKAYIFGSACTEEFNEKSDVDILITIDESLDVSEYGNCFWNIQFGLEDLLQREIDLITERSLRNPYFKIEVDNMKVAIL, via the coding sequence GTGATCAACGAAGAGATTGCCAGAAAAATAGATAAAATAAAGGAATTATTGAAAAAAAATAATGTTGAAAAAGCGTATATATTCGGCTCTGCGTGCACAGAAGAATTTAATGAAAAAAGCGATGTAGATATTTTAATTACTATAGACGAAAGCCTTGATGTATCAGAATATGGGAATTGCTTTTGGAATATTCAATTTGGGCTTGAAGATTTGCTGCAGCGAGAAATTGACTTAATAACCGAAAGATCGCTAAGAAATCCATATTTTAAAATAGAAGTTGATAATATGAAAGTAGCTATATTATGA